In one Pseudarthrobacter oxydans genomic region, the following are encoded:
- a CDS encoding alpha/beta fold hydrolase: MSGRHTGQQHTHTVEGTDPQLYVAVHDPAVDAGFRPVLLVHGFSSSSKLNWEDTGWVSALLDAGRRVITVDLPGHGRSGAPEDRDSYSPSRIRADLLQTAFDAGVRPLQEGDPSSGLDIVGYSLGSRLAWEFGATQPEITHRLVLGGPNISDPLAEFDLRAAQDYLADGTPIADESTARLLKMALLLPSNNIFALLSLVEAIKAEPYDPAEAVPHVPMLLVAGEMDERAASLPQLEELARKAGSMAEQLILPGRNHTNAVTSRAFKQAAISFLAV; encoded by the coding sequence ATGAGCGGCAGGCACACCGGCCAACAGCACACGCACACCGTGGAAGGCACGGACCCGCAACTCTACGTGGCGGTGCATGATCCTGCGGTTGATGCCGGGTTCCGCCCGGTCCTGCTGGTGCACGGGTTCTCCTCCTCCAGCAAGCTCAACTGGGAGGACACCGGGTGGGTGTCCGCGCTGCTGGACGCCGGCCGGCGGGTTATCACGGTGGACCTGCCCGGCCACGGCCGCAGCGGCGCCCCGGAGGACCGGGACTCCTACTCCCCCAGCAGGATCCGCGCAGACCTGCTTCAAACAGCGTTCGACGCCGGCGTGCGGCCTTTGCAGGAGGGTGACCCTTCCAGCGGCCTCGACATTGTGGGCTACTCGCTGGGCTCCAGGCTCGCCTGGGAATTCGGCGCCACCCAGCCGGAAATCACCCACCGCCTTGTCCTTGGCGGCCCCAACATTTCTGATCCGCTGGCCGAGTTCGACCTTCGCGCCGCGCAGGATTACCTTGCCGACGGCACACCCATAGCCGACGAGTCCACGGCCCGGCTGCTCAAGATGGCACTCCTGCTGCCCAGCAACAACATCTTCGCGCTGCTCTCCCTGGTGGAGGCCATCAAGGCCGAGCCGTACGACCCCGCAGAGGCAGTTCCCCACGTGCCGATGCTCCTGGTGGCGGGGGAAATGGACGAACGGGCCGCCAGCCTGCCGCAGCTTGAAGAACTGGCGCGGAAGGCCGGTTCCATGGCCGAGCAGCTTATCCTGCCCGGCAGGAACCATACGAACGCTGTGACGAGCAGGGCCTTCAAGCAGGCTGCCATTTCCTTTCTGGCCGTCTAG
- a CDS encoding phosphoribosyltransferase has product MRTFFEDRTDAGERLAAILPQFRERPDTLVLGLARGGIPVAAAVAKALHLPLGTVLVRKLGIPGHEETAYGALAWVHGRTVRLVNKPLLDRVLEHGVRQEWLDAVEQRERAELLRRAELYPGVDLDLAGKTVLLVDDGLATGATMRAAVEAVRDGGAATVVAAAPVGSIEAEASVERACDAVLCLHLPGKFRAVGSFYRHFEQLSDDDAISILEQ; this is encoded by the coding sequence ATGCGCACGTTCTTCGAAGACCGTACGGACGCCGGCGAACGCCTTGCGGCCATCCTTCCGCAGTTCCGGGAGCGGCCCGACACCCTTGTGCTTGGCTTGGCCCGCGGGGGAATCCCCGTGGCAGCCGCGGTGGCAAAGGCCCTCCATCTTCCACTCGGAACCGTCCTGGTCCGGAAGCTCGGAATTCCCGGCCATGAAGAAACAGCCTACGGCGCCCTGGCCTGGGTCCACGGCCGAACAGTCCGGCTGGTCAACAAGCCCCTGCTGGACCGCGTCCTTGAACACGGCGTCCGCCAGGAATGGCTCGACGCCGTGGAGCAGCGGGAACGCGCCGAGCTGCTCCGCCGCGCGGAGCTCTATCCGGGCGTGGACCTCGACCTCGCCGGAAAGACCGTCCTCCTGGTCGATGACGGCCTGGCGACGGGAGCCACCATGCGCGCAGCAGTGGAGGCAGTGCGCGACGGCGGCGCGGCAACCGTCGTGGCGGCTGCCCCGGTCGGCTCCATTGAGGCAGAGGCCTCCGTGGAGCGCGCATGCGACGCCGTCCTGTGCCTGCACCTGCCCGGAAAGTTCCGCGCGGTCGGCAGTTTCTACCGGCACTTTGAGCAGTTGTCGGACGACGATGCGATCAGCATCCTGGAGCAGTAA
- a CDS encoding MFS transporter, whose protein sequence is MTTPSKVDTLAGPSTRREERKVLAGTLVGTTIEWYDFFIFAQLTATLLSPLFLAPLNQSNPGLAQILSFALIGISFLFRPLGAVVAGHLGDRLGRKAMLVFTLVMMGAATALIGMLPTYAQIGAWAPVLLITLRIIQGFSAGGEWGGAALMAVEHAPLNKRGLFGAYPQIGVPIGMILATGLLFFLNTSMSKEDFAAWGWRVPFLLSIVLIVVGYLIRRAVAESPVFREMAARKQESKAPLGELVRSHKKPVLYSTMIFIGNNAAGYLLIAFFIAYATRTLKMPTAEVLLATTLASFGWLIFTLAGGWLSDRIGRVKTFLTGYAIIFAWMIPMFALIDTKNIWFYGLALFVLTIGLGLSYGPMSAMYAEMFPANVRYSGISIGYAFGAILGGAFAATIAETLLQSTKWTGSIGIYIMVLCVISAIGVVLAKETKGRPLGVSHH, encoded by the coding sequence ATGACCACACCTTCCAAGGTGGACACACTCGCCGGTCCCAGCACCCGGCGGGAGGAACGCAAGGTCCTCGCCGGCACCCTCGTCGGAACCACCATCGAGTGGTACGACTTCTTCATTTTTGCCCAGTTGACCGCAACGCTGCTGTCGCCGCTGTTCCTGGCACCGCTGAACCAGTCCAACCCCGGGCTGGCACAGATCCTCTCATTCGCCCTGATCGGCATCAGCTTCCTCTTCCGGCCCCTCGGCGCCGTGGTGGCCGGCCACCTGGGCGACCGCCTGGGCCGCAAGGCGATGCTGGTCTTCACCCTGGTGATGATGGGTGCAGCCACCGCCCTGATCGGCATGCTGCCCACCTACGCCCAGATCGGCGCCTGGGCACCTGTGCTGCTGATCACGCTCCGCATCATCCAGGGCTTCTCAGCCGGCGGCGAGTGGGGCGGCGCGGCGTTGATGGCCGTTGAACACGCGCCCCTGAACAAGCGCGGCCTCTTCGGTGCCTACCCGCAGATCGGCGTGCCCATCGGCATGATCCTGGCCACAGGCCTGCTCTTCTTCCTCAACACCAGCATGTCCAAGGAGGACTTCGCGGCCTGGGGCTGGCGCGTGCCGTTCCTGCTCTCCATCGTCCTTATCGTGGTGGGCTACCTGATCCGGCGGGCGGTGGCCGAAAGCCCCGTCTTCCGGGAGATGGCTGCCCGGAAGCAGGAAAGCAAGGCCCCGCTGGGCGAGCTGGTCCGCAGCCACAAGAAGCCGGTCCTGTACTCCACCATGATCTTCATCGGGAACAATGCGGCCGGCTACCTGCTGATTGCCTTCTTCATCGCCTACGCCACCAGGACCTTGAAGATGCCTACCGCGGAGGTGCTGCTGGCCACCACCCTGGCCTCCTTCGGCTGGCTGATCTTCACCCTTGCAGGCGGCTGGCTCTCGGACCGCATCGGCCGGGTCAAGACCTTCCTGACGGGCTACGCCATCATCTTCGCCTGGATGATCCCGATGTTCGCACTCATCGACACCAAGAACATCTGGTTCTACGGCCTGGCGCTGTTTGTCCTCACCATCGGGCTTGGGCTGTCCTACGGGCCCATGTCAGCAATGTACGCCGAGATGTTCCCCGCGAATGTGCGGTACTCCGGGATTTCCATCGGCTACGCTTTCGGCGCCATCCTGGGCGGGGCATTCGCGGCGACCATCGCTGAAACGCTGCTGCAGTCCACCAAGTGGACCGGATCCATTGGCATCTACATCATGGTCCTGTGCGTCATCTCCGCCATTGGTGTGGTTCTGGCCAAGGAAACCAAGGGGCGGCCGCTCGGCGTCAGCCACCACTAA
- a CDS encoding IclR family transcriptional regulator produces MNPTAAAPAGAAPAQASASQTLSRGIRALEILAAAPGPLTIAELADAMGVHRSVAYRILRTLEDHSLLVRDDAGRVQPGPGLAVLARGVSRNLQAAALPELTQLANTLDMTAFVAVWDHHDCITLLTVEPRHSGATVAQHPGTRHPVNAGAPGIAIQSALTEAEWDRLATGIPYRPEAAEARRAGYSASHDEVIAGVSSLAAPVRVPGSRPAALAVVYIRSSHDPATVGAALVESAARIERQLA; encoded by the coding sequence ATGAATCCCACCGCTGCAGCGCCGGCCGGAGCAGCGCCGGCCCAGGCGTCCGCGTCGCAAACCCTGTCCCGGGGAATCCGCGCCCTGGAGATCCTCGCGGCAGCGCCCGGCCCGCTGACCATTGCGGAACTGGCGGACGCGATGGGCGTGCACCGGTCGGTGGCGTACCGCATCCTCCGGACCCTGGAGGACCACTCGCTGCTGGTGCGGGACGACGCCGGGCGGGTCCAGCCGGGGCCGGGGCTGGCTGTCCTGGCACGCGGGGTTTCGCGCAACCTGCAGGCGGCAGCCCTTCCGGAGCTGACGCAACTCGCCAATACCCTGGATATGACGGCGTTCGTGGCCGTGTGGGACCACCACGACTGCATCACCCTGCTCACGGTGGAACCCAGGCACTCGGGCGCCACTGTGGCCCAGCACCCCGGCACCCGCCATCCCGTCAACGCCGGCGCCCCGGGCATCGCCATCCAGTCGGCGCTCACCGAGGCCGAATGGGACCGGCTGGCCACGGGAATCCCCTACCGCCCCGAGGCCGCCGAGGCCCGCCGCGCCGGATACTCGGCCAGCCACGACGAGGTCATCGCCGGCGTATCGTCCCTGGCTGCGCCCGTCCGGGTACCCGGCAGCCGCCCGGCCGCCCTCGCCGTCGTCTATATCCGCTCATCCCATGACCCCGCGACGGTGGGCGCGGCTCTGGTGGAGAGCGCCGCCAGGATCGAGCGGCAACTGGCTTAG
- a CDS encoding AAA family ATPase, with product MRIHRLLISAFGPFAGTEEIDFDRLSAHGLFLLNGPTGAGKTSVLDAICFALYGSVPGARQDGKRLRSDHAEPAQEPAVTCEFSAQGRRFEVTRSPAWDKPSARGKNGFTTQQAKTLLRERVSGTWTEKSARNDEAGAEILALLGMDREQFTRVVMLPQGDFAAFLRSKATDRLELLQKLFGTERFESVEQELARQAQAAKEEVSLLAGQLEILAARAESETAPLGLDGAGAPSPDDAVARLEWLESAVNGRLAELTGQAERAEAASTECRDAVEAEAARGERRRKLDSAAARKAAVDQGAQLLEEQLLRLARHRKAEVLHGQLLNVDAGVAKVRRAATAVESAFTLLSMAAGEDPELSQLELGIGAVPPADGAGAAAGCAAELGRLRSLLAVVEARVPDEDRLLGLRKRHSGLVKKQEELAAVLVQAGSRSEELQAERRRLQDGLQDLEQRAGAEALRRKEAAAAEELLDVVRRYGGAVAVRDQVKVRYDGFRDSQLEAKRHWLDLREERLANAAAELAAKLVPGEHCAVCGSTDHPAPAAGGPGGPGLAQEEEEARRVHEAAEAACAVVAHELAEASQLVAVLAGQGGETAAEEAENGAVRARLAAAEAEAAVKELSAVRLRLEKLEAAVEAAQKSRTDAEAELARTVASLADVTEQSAALDQALAGLRGSHRSLAQRLRALENAVAVLNKAVEAQAQLEQAEAQAAEAREQLEQALPAAGFATAGEAREQLLEAAEATALQASVRAAQDEQAKVAELFVSADVVLALEEKSAGYEVDPARLAGFREAAATAVQEARDADLAAGMASRCLASLRGIRAEYSDLAGSARQPAERAQMLAGLADAAAGRGENTYRMSLNSYVLAARLEQVALAASERLVAMSDGRYLLQHTDAKAARGAKSGLGLEVVDQWTGFRRDTSTLSGGESFMASLSLALGLADVVQQEAGGVEIETLFVDEGFGSLDEQSLEQVMDALEGLRDGGRVVGLVSHVAEMKQRIGAQLQVLKGRNGSTLRISDAVDAPV from the coding sequence ATGAGGATCCACCGCCTCCTGATCTCCGCGTTCGGGCCCTTTGCCGGTACCGAGGAGATTGACTTCGACAGGCTCAGCGCCCATGGCCTTTTCCTGCTCAACGGCCCAACAGGCGCAGGAAAGACCAGCGTCCTGGATGCCATCTGCTTTGCCCTGTACGGCTCCGTTCCCGGGGCCCGCCAGGACGGGAAAAGGCTCCGCAGCGACCATGCGGAACCGGCGCAGGAGCCTGCCGTCACCTGTGAGTTCTCGGCCCAGGGCCGCCGCTTCGAAGTGACGCGGTCCCCGGCCTGGGACAAGCCGAGCGCCCGGGGGAAGAACGGCTTCACCACGCAGCAGGCCAAGACGCTGCTGCGTGAACGCGTCAGCGGAACCTGGACGGAAAAGTCCGCCCGCAATGATGAGGCAGGCGCAGAGATTCTGGCCCTGCTTGGCATGGACCGGGAGCAGTTCACCCGGGTGGTGATGCTGCCCCAGGGCGACTTCGCCGCTTTCCTCCGTTCCAAGGCCACCGACCGGCTGGAACTTCTGCAGAAGCTTTTTGGTACCGAGCGGTTCGAATCGGTGGAGCAGGAACTGGCCCGCCAGGCGCAGGCAGCCAAGGAGGAAGTCTCCCTCCTCGCCGGCCAGCTCGAAATCCTGGCGGCGCGGGCGGAGTCGGAGACGGCCCCCCTGGGGCTGGACGGGGCCGGCGCTCCATCCCCGGATGATGCGGTGGCCCGGCTTGAATGGCTTGAAAGCGCGGTAAACGGGCGGCTGGCGGAACTCACGGGCCAAGCGGAACGGGCGGAAGCCGCAAGCACCGAATGCAGGGACGCCGTGGAAGCGGAAGCAGCGCGCGGGGAGCGGCGCCGCAAACTCGATTCCGCCGCGGCCCGGAAAGCGGCCGTGGACCAGGGGGCGCAGTTGCTGGAGGAACAGCTCCTCCGGCTGGCCCGGCACCGGAAAGCCGAGGTCCTGCACGGGCAGCTGCTGAACGTTGATGCAGGTGTCGCGAAGGTCCGGCGGGCCGCTACTGCCGTGGAGTCCGCCTTTACGTTGCTCAGCATGGCCGCAGGGGAAGACCCCGAGTTGTCCCAGCTGGAGTTGGGAATTGGCGCGGTCCCGCCTGCGGACGGGGCAGGAGCCGCTGCCGGCTGCGCCGCCGAACTGGGGCGCCTGCGTTCGCTCCTTGCCGTCGTGGAGGCCCGGGTGCCGGACGAGGACAGGCTGCTGGGCCTCCGGAAGCGCCACAGCGGGCTGGTGAAAAAGCAGGAAGAACTCGCCGCCGTCCTCGTGCAGGCGGGGAGCCGCTCCGAAGAACTCCAGGCCGAGCGGCGCCGCCTCCAGGACGGGCTGCAGGATCTCGAGCAGCGAGCGGGTGCCGAGGCCCTGCGGCGGAAGGAAGCCGCGGCCGCGGAGGAGCTGCTCGACGTCGTCAGGCGCTATGGCGGGGCCGTTGCTGTCCGGGACCAGGTCAAAGTCCGGTACGACGGGTTCCGGGACAGCCAGCTGGAAGCAAAACGCCACTGGCTGGACCTCAGGGAAGAGAGGCTCGCAAACGCGGCTGCTGAGCTGGCCGCCAAGCTGGTACCGGGCGAACACTGTGCCGTCTGTGGCAGCACCGATCATCCCGCCCCCGCCGCAGGCGGTCCGGGTGGTCCAGGGCTCGCGCAGGAGGAGGAGGAAGCGCGGCGTGTCCACGAGGCGGCGGAGGCCGCCTGTGCCGTGGTTGCCCATGAACTGGCAGAAGCCAGCCAATTGGTGGCCGTCCTGGCGGGCCAGGGCGGGGAAACAGCCGCGGAAGAGGCCGAAAACGGCGCGGTCCGCGCGCGCCTGGCAGCTGCCGAGGCAGAGGCCGCGGTCAAGGAACTCAGCGCTGTCCGGTTGCGGCTCGAGAAGCTTGAGGCCGCTGTCGAAGCAGCACAAAAATCGAGGACGGACGCAGAAGCCGAGCTTGCCCGGACTGTGGCCTCGCTGGCCGATGTGACCGAACAGTCCGCCGCCCTTGACCAGGCACTGGCCGGGCTCAGGGGAAGCCACCGGAGCCTGGCCCAGCGGTTGCGCGCGCTGGAAAACGCAGTGGCAGTCCTCAATAAGGCGGTTGAAGCACAGGCCCAGCTGGAACAGGCGGAGGCCCAGGCCGCCGAGGCGCGGGAGCAGCTGGAACAGGCTCTTCCTGCCGCCGGCTTCGCAACCGCCGGCGAGGCCCGGGAACAGCTGCTTGAGGCCGCCGAGGCAACTGCCCTCCAGGCCAGCGTGCGGGCCGCCCAGGACGAGCAGGCAAAGGTAGCGGAACTGTTCGTTTCAGCGGATGTTGTGCTGGCACTGGAAGAAAAGTCGGCCGGTTACGAAGTGGACCCGGCGCGGCTTGCGGGGTTCCGGGAAGCTGCGGCCACCGCAGTGCAGGAAGCCCGGGACGCGGACCTTGCTGCCGGCATGGCGTCCAGGTGCCTGGCCTCGCTCCGGGGTATCCGGGCCGAGTACAGCGATCTGGCAGGATCGGCGCGGCAGCCTGCCGAGCGGGCACAGATGCTCGCGGGCCTGGCGGATGCCGCAGCAGGCCGGGGCGAGAACACATACCGGATGAGCCTGAATAGCTATGTCCTGGCCGCCCGCCTGGAGCAGGTGGCCCTGGCGGCCTCGGAGCGGCTGGTGGCCATGAGCGATGGCCGGTACCTGCTCCAGCACACTGATGCCAAGGCCGCGCGCGGCGCAAAGTCGGGGCTTGGCCTGGAGGTAGTGGACCAGTGGACCGGGTTCCGCCGGGACACCTCCACGCTGTCCGGAGGCGAGTCGTTCATGGCCTCCCTGTCCCTGGCGCTCGGGTTGGCGGACGTGGTCCAGCAGGAGGCCGGCGGAGTGGAGATCGAAACCCTGTTCGTGGACGAAGGGTTCGGCAGCCTGGATGAGCAGTCCCTCGAACAGGTGATGGACGCCCTTGAAGGCCTCCGGGACGGCGGCCGCGTGGTGGGGCTTGTCAGCCACGTGGCAGAGATGAAGCAGCGGATCGGCGCCCAGCTCCAAGTACTGAAAGGCCGGAACGGATCGACGCTGCGGATCTCCGACGCGGTGGATGCTCCCGTGTGA
- a CDS encoding exonuclease SbcCD subunit D, with translation MRLLHTSDWHLGRSFHGVGMLDAQRAFVDQLVGAVKQHGVDVVLVAGDVYDRALPGVDVVRLLDEALVRLTAAGAKVVLTSGNHDSAIRLGFASRLLERGGVHLRTRIEDLDEPLLLPLGDAAAGEGGKAVLAIYGIPWLEPRLVAEQLGADTPSHFEVTRAATGMIREDIKRRSASATVHSVVLAHTFASGGISSDSERDLSIGGVGAVPLDLFEGFSYAALGHLHGRQTLSPQVRYSGSPLAYSFSEATHQKGGWLVDLGADGVTSVREVLWPAPRALAVLRGPLAELLESPAHQWAETAYCQVTLTDAQRPARAMERLRSRFPDTLVLGFDPEGGAQAAASSYSSRLAEAPDDLAVCCGFLEHVRGREPDAAEKAAVAAALENVRLLEASR, from the coding sequence ATGCGGTTACTACACACTTCGGACTGGCATTTGGGCCGGTCTTTCCACGGCGTCGGGATGCTGGACGCCCAGCGCGCCTTCGTTGACCAGCTGGTCGGTGCCGTCAAGCAGCACGGCGTGGACGTTGTCCTGGTGGCGGGGGACGTCTATGACCGCGCCCTTCCCGGCGTGGACGTGGTACGCCTGCTTGACGAGGCCCTGGTGCGCCTGACCGCTGCCGGCGCCAAGGTGGTGCTGACCAGCGGCAACCATGATTCCGCCATCCGCCTGGGCTTTGCGTCCCGGCTCCTGGAACGCGGGGGAGTGCACCTCCGCACCAGGATCGAGGACCTGGACGAACCGCTGCTGCTGCCGCTGGGGGACGCGGCTGCCGGGGAAGGTGGCAAGGCCGTGCTGGCCATCTACGGCATTCCGTGGCTCGAACCCCGGCTCGTCGCCGAACAACTCGGTGCGGACACCCCCAGCCACTTTGAAGTTACCCGGGCCGCAACAGGGATGATCCGCGAGGACATCAAGCGGCGTTCAGCATCGGCCACCGTTCATTCCGTGGTCCTGGCCCACACCTTCGCCAGCGGGGGGATCAGCTCGGACAGCGAGCGGGACCTCAGCATCGGCGGCGTCGGGGCCGTACCGCTGGACCTCTTCGAGGGCTTCAGCTACGCCGCACTGGGGCACCTGCACGGACGCCAAACCCTGTCGCCCCAGGTGAGGTATTCGGGCTCGCCGCTCGCTTACTCCTTTTCGGAAGCCACCCACCAGAAAGGCGGCTGGCTCGTGGACCTCGGCGCGGACGGAGTCACCTCAGTGCGGGAAGTCCTGTGGCCGGCGCCGCGCGCACTGGCCGTGCTGCGCGGGCCCCTGGCTGAGCTGCTGGAATCGCCCGCGCACCAGTGGGCCGAAACCGCCTACTGCCAGGTCACCCTGACCGACGCCCAGCGGCCCGCCCGAGCCATGGAGCGGCTCCGTTCCCGGTTCCCGGACACCCTGGTCCTTGGTTTCGATCCGGAGGGCGGAGCCCAGGCCGCCGCCTCAAGCTACAGCAGCAGGCTGGCCGAGGCGCCGGACGACCTGGCGGTGTGCTGCGGCTTCCTGGAACATGTGCGCGGCAGGGAACCCGATGCGGCCGAAAAAGCCGCGGTGGCTGCTGCCCTGGAGAACGTCCGGCTCCTGGAGGCTTCACGATGA